In Gadus morhua chromosome 9, gadMor3.0, whole genome shotgun sequence, the sequence TTCAGCAGACTCTCTGGTCCTAACTGCAGATGTTGCAGCAGTGCTGGGTTAAAGAGCTGAGACTGAAGGAGGGAAGTGTGCTGTTGTAACTGGGCCTGTGCCTGGGCTAACTGGTGCTGTTGCATTAGCAGTATCTGATTCCTGGAGGACAGCAACTCGGCGGACCTCTTAGCCAGCTGGCTTTCGGCCTGGCTGTGAAGGGCTTGCTGGGCCTCGGCCGCGGTGCTTATCAAGGAGGAGATGGGCGGCGCCGCAGCGGGGTCCGCCTTCTTGGCTGACGGGATGCTCGTGGAGGTACCCTCGCTGGCGACAGCGGTCTGAGCTGCGGTGGAGTTGACCGGCGCCGGAGCGGTGGAACCAAACGCCGGGATCTGCGGCGCGGCGCTCTGAGAAGCACGAGCTCTGGTCTGGTGGAGCACGGAGCGCAGGTGGATGTCCAGCGTGGAGCTCTGGCTGTAGCCGACGCCGCAGAGCCGGCAGCGGTAGGGTCTAGGGTCTGGGCCGCGGGGGGGGTCGGGGTGCGTCTGGCCGGGGCCGGATTCCTGCAGGGCCCGTCGGGCTCGGTGGAGGTGGGAAACAGAGTTGAAGTGGACCAATAGGATGGTCTTCTGGGTGAAGGATTCTGAACATATGGTGCACTTATAGGGCCTGGCGGGGTCTAAATAGCGGTCCATGGTTGGGTTTGAACCCTTTTTCATATAAAAGTTGGGAGTGGGTTCCAATCCAGTTTCGGCCTGGAGGCATTTCCCCAAATCCAGAATGTTTTCTTGAGCTCCACTAACCCCGACCTGTGTGTCCTTTCCTTCCACCTTCCTTTCCTCTGTCTTGACTTCCTTCTTCTCCATGACCAGTGCTTCGGCCTCCAtgtcatcatcctcttcctcgtctGCTTCCTCGCCCACAGGAGGCGATAACCTAACGTCCTGTCCGACGGCCGTGAGCTCCAGCTGGGTTTGGGCGGTGTGCGGCGGCATGGGGGCGCTCTGGGGGTTGGCAGAGTCCAGCTGTGAGTGGGTGTTCTGCATGTGCCTCTGCAGGGCTTCCTGACTGCGGCAGCGTCTCGCACACAGGGGGCACTCTGTCGCCGCCCGCATGGCGTGGTACTGCCAGTGCACCTGCAGCTTCTCCTGGGTGGGGAAGGCCAGGCTGCACCTGCTGCAACGGAAGCGGTAACCATGGCGATCGGAGGGGGGAGGCGGCTCGTTGGGCGGGGagttggggggggaggagggagggtgatggctgggagacggaggggagggCCGGCTGTTTGCGGGGAGGGAGGCGGGCTCTTCCAAGGGGGGAGTGAGGAGCGCGGTCACGTCTTTGGGCGTGGCCTCGTGTGCCTCCGTGCTCTCCCGGAACTCTTCTGCAAAAGGCAGACGGTAGCGGACGGGATTTTTGAGAAACATTTTTTtacataaaataatattgaataatatataattctaatttttttttaattagctATGACTATAAAAACGAAATCAGAATTTACAACATCATTGATATTTTCACCATTCTGGTTAAATAAAAATCAGTTTATACCATCAGTGAGTATAAGAACCATAAGGACCTTGATGCCCACCTGTGTTTCTCATATTTTCCACGGTGGTGGGGGAATTGGAGCcatttgtgtttatgttgttatTAGAGTTATTCTTTTGGAAATCCGTATGATAATCGTACTCCATCTTGGTTTGAGTCTCCAGTTGATCCACGGATGGTGCAAcctggaaacaaaacaaagtaatAGTCTGTCAATATACCGTTTATTTTTCAGAAAATTGCAGTTTCCTTCCCTAAAAGCAATGTAGAAAAATTGAATGCGCCTTTATTTCCTAAATGAAAcatcataaataaaacatgcgACGTATTACATTTGCAGACAGGAAGATGTATAACGTCTTCAGACTCCCAACATCATAAAACATTTACTTGTGTGAATACGTGAGTGTGTAGTTCTATCTTAAACCTGCGTTTTACAGCACACAGCTACGCCCTCCATGTTATAAGAACTATACGCTAGGAAGAGATGTGTAGCCGGCCTTCAGCTCCTACGACACTCTCCAACATGGCCCCGGGGTTTAATAAAGCTTTACCGAGCTGAATAATGAATTTATATAAAATTGCGTCTCATATAAAaaacgaagaaaaaaaaaaacacacacagctaccgAGCAAATGCTATATTGGAGCGGGCAGCTAGCTAGCCTCAGGAAGAGGACAGGCAGCTAAAGATGAGATTTACATGACAAGAGTGTTATCTGTCTAACAGCTTTAGAGAAAAAGGCACACACGCATGGTTgtacgtccacacacacacacacacacacacacacacacacagcagcgaaAACTGAAGGTCAGGCTTAATCTAGAGAGCATAATTGGAAAGCAAGGTACATAATGGCCATCATCACCTCAGCCTGAATTAATGAACCTCAATTACTATCAGAGGGAGTGaggttgggaggggggagggatcatttgggtgggggggagggaggtgtagAATATgaaaaaggaggagagggacaaagtggggagaggggctgaaggacggagggagggagggagaaggaaagaaagaaagggaccAGTAACAATAAAATAGAGACGGtcgtggacagagagagagagagagagagagagagagagagagagagagagagagagagagagagagagagagagagagagagagagagagagagagagagagagagagagagagagagagagagagagagagagagagagagagagagagagagagagagagagagagagagagagagagagagaaatagagtgaAACGGAGCGAGGaagggagaaacagagggagagagagagagggggggtataatcaagacagggagagagagagtaagcagGGAATAAGATTGCGGCAATAGGAGGGATAGGAGCACTGGTGGTAGGGGGAAGGTAGGGGAGGGTGgttggacaggggggggggggggggggcagaggggagaaAAGGGTGAAAAGCAGCCAGTGAAGTggaggcgaggagagggagagacaaaggctACTTAGCATACGGGCCAGGGAGATGGCGAATGGTGATGTGGATAGATGACCAGGCTTTGTTAGCCAAAGAGACACAGTAaaaagcaaccccccccccccccccccccccccccccccccccctcttttagCTTGACTGCACTTCTGGTAATAGACGGCTACTTAAACATGCATTATAGAAACACTGGCTTTTCCCTCATTCGCTCACTCAGTCAAAccattttctccctctctctctctctctctcccccacctatTCTCCCTTCCTTGATGACGTCCGTGCACATGCACCAAGCGCACGGCTACATCAAAGATGATAGCAGGGAGCTACTTAAGCATGCATTAAAAAATCTCCCTCtgccctaccctctctctctccctctctctctctctctctctctctctctccctctctccggtgCCTTCTTAATGGAATTGTCTGCCTACatttcactccccccccccctccctccacctcccatcACCTTGGTTTCTCATTTTCTTCAGCCGTGGAATGAACGAGGGCAGCAAACAGAGAGCGCAGGGCGGACGCGCGCATGCAGACGTgtatcgacacacacacactcacactcaccgcGCTGATCAGCTTGTCCACGCAGTCCTGGGCGACGCTGTGCACGTAGGTGAGGTGGTGCCGGAGTGCGGTGAagggcagcctcacctggcacAGCGCGCACTGGGCCGTCTggagacacaaccacacacaacaaacgcttcagactgggaggagggcactccttcaaccacacacaaccaacgCTTCAGACTGGGAGGAGGGCACTCCTTCATCCGTGTATCCTGAGTGccctttttttaatgtttattttgatgtgGTTTTTATGTTTGGGTGCGTTTGATTAGTGCGCCGGTTTAATTAAGTGAAGGGGCTTGTCGTCGGCTCACCTGCTGGTTCTCGTTCTGCTGGTGGATTTTGGGgcgtttgggggagggggggctcttGGTCTCCTCGCTTCCAGAAGATGGACGCTTTGCCGGGGGCGTGGCGTTCCTCTTTTCCCTCTCCGTGCCGCTGCGTGCGTCTCCTGCGAGAGGGAATGATAAATAAGATGAATGCGTTTAGTTTTTTTCTCGTTTCAAATCCAAATTGGAAATGTTTCAAACGCGGTCAGGCTCGCTTGTTTAATTCACATTGttctatataattatatatcgCAGGATATTAAAAAAAGGTGTACGTGGCTGCTGTTGTATTTACTGCTTACAAGGAAATGCGGAAACATAAATTATTTTCCGTGTGCATCAGCTATACCTGAGGTCTTTCGAGAATTCTGCTCGACCCCCAAGTTGCGCGTGTCTTTGGTTTGGACCGGAGGGCCTTCGTTTGTCTCGCTGGAAGTTTCCATATCCTCGCTCGTCTCTCCTGGGGGGGCGGAGCAAGACAAATAATGAGGTTATGCATACATAATCAGTGAGAATGTTCACAGTAAATCCCAGAGCTTATTGTATTTCATATTACTCTCTGGACAGTAGCCTTCAAGAAGACCAATGTCTCTGGGCCGCACTGCCCTCCGGTGTCGTCGCTGTACACTATTGATCAGCTATTGATTCCCCATTAGATTCCCCTCAGAGGTGGAGTGGAGTTAATACAGTCTTAGAACACATCAGTTTACCCCGATGAGActtaatccacacacacagtgggaccCGAGGAAGACTTTCTCCCCTTAACAAGTGGCTAATGTGAAGTCTTCATCTGGCACTTTTCCATAACACAGGACATCAATTCCTTAAGTGTCTCCCGCATTTAGGATTAGTGTGGACTAACCCGTGGTTCTGGAGCACAGAGCCCTGGCCCATTGATTAGCAGGTGCTAGTTAGCTACTGTCGAGGCTGATTGGGAGTGCAACAAGGATTTGTATCGACTAATCAATTTGCCCAATCAATACCTGACCAGCAGCCATgattcattttctctctctttgtgtcttaATCCCctctcctgacacacacacacacacacacacacacacacacacacacacacacacacacacacacacacacacacacacacacacacacacacacacacacacacacacacacacacacacacacacacacacacacacacacacaccctcacctctGACACCGTCAGGGCTTTTCCTGATGGTGAAAATTGCTGCCAGTTCCTCTCCTCCCATTGGCTGCAGCTGCAGTAGCCCCTCCCTCTGTTGGTGAGTGGCAGTCTGGCTGTGTTTGAGCAGCTGGACcttcgaggaggaggagtggctgCACAGGAGGCAGTGGAACTGCCCCGCACCCCCGTCCACgtcgccatcgtactgctggaGGAACTGGACACGAGGAAGGGAACGtgagaaagaaaacaaacatacacacaaacaaacatcacaCTATCGTTTGGTTTGTATAAAtaactcaatgtgtgtgtgtgtgtgtgtgtgtgtgtgtgtgtgtgtgtgtgtgtgtgtgtgtgtgtgtgtgtgtgtgtgtgtgtgtgtgtgtgtgtgtgtgtgtgtgtgtgtgtgtgcactgaccCGGTACACGCGCACGCTGGCCTCGTGGTGGCCGCTGAGGGCGTGTCCCCGGAGCTTCTCCAGGCTGCTGGTCACGTAGTCGCACAGGTTGCAGCGCAGCTGCACCGGGTGGCCCTTGGCCACCAGGGCAGCGGCCTCCTCGGGGGCCCGGTCGCCGCCCTCCCGCATGTGGGCCGCCAGCTGGTAGCGGGCGCGGTGCCGGTCCGTCTGGCAGTGCAGGGAGAAGTTGGCCCGCAGCGGGGTGGTGTAGGCGCACAGCCTGCAGTGGCAGCCCCCCGCCACCAGGGAGCACCACTCGGCCTGGGGGAGGGAGCGCGCCGCGGCCAGGTGCCGCTCCACGGGCTCCAGGCCGTCCGAGGAGAAGCTGGAGCAGACCAGGCAGTGGAAGACGCCCGGCGAGAGACCCCCGCCGCCGGGGGACAGCggcggggccagggggggggacggggagggggagggggacggggtcAGGGTGGAGCCCAGCGTGGCGAGGGACACGTCCGGGGCCGTCGGCCCGCTGCCGCACAGGCCCAGAGGAAGCTCGCCGCCTGCCGGGACACAAAGGCAAAGATTAGGATAAGATGGACATCACATGGGGGCATCCCGCCGTAGGCCTGAAGGGGCGGAGCCGGGGCGGTGGCGCGGCTCACCTGCGCTCTGCAGGTGCTTGAGGCCGGGCGGCAGGCTCCGGCAGTGGGACAGGTAGAAGCCGCGCTGAAGGCGCAGCATGTTGTGCGTGTGCTTCTCGCTCGTGGTGTGTATGCGCAGGTTGCGGGCGATGCTGGTCTCGTAGTCGCACACGTCGCAGCGCCACCGcttccccgccgccgccgccgcgtgcgcctgctgctgctgcggcggcgggggcggggccagcttGGCGGGCtggctggggggcggggcgtgCAGCGGGAGCGCCAGCTTGTAGACCTGCTCCTCCGGCGAGTGGCTCTGGGAggccgcgccgccgccgccgccggcgagCCCGCCGCTCTGCACGTTGTTCAGGTGTTTGTCCGACTGCATGTGGATGCTGAGGTTGCCTTTGGAGGAGGTGGCGTAGTCGCACGCCTCGCAGCGGTACGGCTTGTAGCCGCAGGCGTACGTCTCGCCGCGCGCCAGGCGGGGGTGCGCCTTGCCGGAGACGCAGTAGGAGCACGCGCCGCccgtgccgccgccgccgcacacGCACTTCCCCCCGGCGCCGCCCCCGGAGCACACGCACCCGGCGCCCGTCTCGGGGTGCTTCTCCCGCATGTGCAGCTGCAGCGTGTGCTGCGACTTGTAGTGCCAGTTGCACTTGGGACACTTGAGGGTCTTGCAGGAGTTGCGCGAGTGCATTATGGTCATGTGACTGGTGAGGGAGCCGGGGGAGAGGTCGTGGCTGAGGGTCCGGAGGACGCCgtcgccgccgtcgccgccgtcCTCgtcccccgcccctctctccgGCGGCCCGTCGTTTGGTTCTGGAGCTTTGGCGTCGCCGGGGGCGACCGCggcggagtggggggggggcccggccgGCCGGGGGGCCTCACCGGGTCCCATCGGCGGGGAGGGCGAGGCGGACCGCTGGGAATTAAAGCTCGGGGGGAAGCCAGAGATCCAGCCGCGCCCTCCCTCGGTGTCTCCCGCCGCCGTCTCGCTCggcaggggggtggaggggggggggccggggaagTGCTttggagagggggagcgaggaggaggagtggggggggggggctttggaaGGGCTGGAGCTCTGGCGTGGAGGGCGCCTCCGGGGGCCGCTGCAGCGCTGGAAGAAGAGCTATGCTGGCTCAGTTGAGGTAATAAAGAACATTTGGATTTGGTTTGGCTTTGGTTTGAGATGGCCTCCTCTGTGGCCTCCTCtgtatcctcctcctccccctcctcctcctcctcctcctcctcctcctctctgcttcgGAGGGCTGCCGGGAGGAGACCCCCTTTAAAAAACACCCCCTCGTCCCCCACAATGGCGcgctcctcctcgctccccgTCCCCAGCTCAAACAAACAGCCCTCCctgctgccctcctcctcctcctcctcctcctccttcatcatcGTCACCCCCTGGTCTTGACACCCAgcgcccccccctgctcccgCCGCacccccctgggtctgctctcCGGCCGGggacccccctgccccctgcgGCCCCGGGAGGGGCCCGGCGGGGGGCTCTTTGGCGGGGGCCGTGGCGGCGGAGGTACGCGAGGACGACCCCTGCTCGGGGACGACCCCGGGGGTCAGCAGAGGAGGCGAGAGAGGCTGTGGGTGGAGgtcgacggcggcggcggcggcatcccgctcctcccctccgcccccccccccctcaccgcgGTCCATGCCACCGGCTACTGCGACCACACATCACTGCCACacctagtggggggggggggggggagagggaggagagggggaaccAGATGAATAAGGTAAATATTATTGCATAACAATGTGTGCCATTGATTGGGGTCCCTGGACAGCATGTGTTGGATACAGCCTTCACAGTGTATAACACCGCCCCGTTACTCAACGGTTGGCTTTAGCCCTTAATGAGAAAATCAATAAGACCAGGCTAAACTCGGTGGAGGAATGCTGGGTAAAGTCTATGTGGGGGGTCTGTAATATTCCTTAGGGGTTCGAATTATATAAAGAACTAAATTCTTCTAAACTAGAGGCCTTTGTCTAAATTGGCTTGGTTAGATAAAAGAGGATTGACGAACACTGAAGCCACGTTAAAGGTCTGCTGGGATAGGATTGCACATCAGTGCAGGGCAGGGATACTGTGGAATGGGGAATATATTGCAGCTGCATTATGCACACATTATTTTACACTGTAAACAACACAAGTGGACGGAGTCTATTTTTTTCAAGGAATCATTTAATTCTACAACTAaaattatcataataataaacatccaatgtaaaggaaaacacagataaaaaaacaaagataaGTCCTTATTGgttttaattaaatatgttGGGTTGGATTTATGGTTTAAATTATCAGCCTGTCTTCGTATGCTTCAGTTTTGGGGAAATCAAATCAACAGAAGACATAGTGTGGTTCCGTCTTTGCACAGGGTTTCTGTAGGTCCCGGCCTACAGAGCTTCGTCAACAATGGGTTCCCATATTAAATGGACCTGTCACCGGGCCCGCCATGTCACCTGATTGATGTATGGCAGATTAGAAGAAGACTGCtccttatctccctctctctggcctaCACTCTCATTACTGACCCCTTTTTTTAATCAAGGAAAGACCTTAATGTACCATTTCACCTTCTCctcacacccccctcccaccccttctcctcctttctgcttcaataccccctctctctctccctctctctcctgaacccgcacacacataaacccccccctcctcctcctccttctcctctgcagCTGGGAGATATATGGCTCATATCGGCGCTCTGATGGTGCTTTAATGTACTGTGTTTATGTCACAGGCCACGGACCCTTGGCCAATACAATACTGTCCCTCTTTCCTATGGCTTGGGCACCGAGTTGGCCTTCcgctgtctgtcggtctctctgtctatctgcaACGAGAACAAATCAATCCCTAATCTGATAAAGATTTTCATTTACCCTGCAATCAATAACTCGGGTCTATCGGCAATGTAACTATTTATACAAGCATTCTGGCTTTCCTATCGATCACAAGCACGGGAAACCATCACTTAACATTGTGCATACACATCCCTCCCTGCACATGCAATGTGATTCTCATCTTGCTGATTTACCAACCACAGACAGGCCAAGACCTGACTAaggcaaaataataaataaaataaataaaacaaagacaGGCATAGCTGGATCTTACTTAAAATAGTAAAATCAAACATGGCCATGTCTCCACCTCACTGAACATTGGTATaggctaaatataaatgtaataaaataattgttaaattaAACAAGCATTGTATTGGCCATGGCAGACTTGGATATTTAGTAACATAGTTAACATATCTAGTTAACATAGAATGTTCACGTTATAGCCTAGTTGTACATCCATGTTATACTATCTTATgattttctctctgtgtgtgtgtgtgtgtgtgtgtgtgtgtgtgtgtgtgtgtgtgtgtgtgtgtgtgtgtgtgttttaatagaATAGAAAGGAGGAGCGACAGAAAGAGTGAGATAAAGAAATACGCCTATATAGAGACAAGTGTGACTATCTACTGGAAATGCGATTTTGTATAtcgtaaaaatacaaaaatgtatctTTAAAAACTGAACTGAAATGAAAGCAAGAGGCCTGGCGGACTATATCTTTAAACGAGGAAATGGACATCTGTCACAACAAGGTAATAGCGTTAAGTTGTCTGTATTTCTCCCCAAAATAATCACAACGTTAAAAGGAGATAACTTGTGGTGCCGTTCCGTTTACTCACTGCCAAACCTCGGAGGACCAGCATCTGCGAAAGCCTGCAAACTacttttgtctttgtttacacCCCAACGTAGCCAAATGACCATTCGTCCACTACAGAGGAACCGATCTTTAGTAACAGGTGAACTATTCGGCATGCAGAACAACAGCCCAGAATAACGTACGACCGGGTGCTTCACTGGCTCGGTATCATTTCGTCGCGTTGTCTTCGGTCGCTACATTTTGTAAACAAATTCCGACTTACATGTCTGCCGCGGTACTGGTTAAAGGCTCCGTGAAACGAATGTGTAGTAATCCAGAAAACAATCGCAGAGAAAGCCCACTCATTCCTTTCGAATGGTCCAAAACGTTTCCTGGACGGGAAGGGGAGAGTGGTCGGCGGCCGAGTTAACAACAGTGTAATTAAAGCTACATGTAGGCTACAGTAAACACAACGTGGGGACGGAGGGGTGCGCGAGCTCCAGAGGTAGAATGAGTTCTGATCATTGAGGAGAAAAAAACACTTGGCTCTTTATTCCTGCTAATTAGTTTCCTTCAAAAAATGGCTGAGATTACCCTACTGCGCATGTGCGTAATTGCGCAGACACTGCTAATTAGCCCGTTTCGATCAATAGGATTCcgcgacagagaaagagggaggggaatAAGCGACGGACGAGACCGAATGGAGAGAAGGCGATACTAAAATATTCGAAAGTATGCTAAATAAACTGAAATGGTATTATTGTTTGCAAACATATTTGCTTTAGGTTGAACGAGAATGTAGCATTTCAATTCGGTTTTTACGTATTTTCTTTTGCATACTTAAGCCATGTCTGTGTTTTATATGCAAAAGTGTTGTTATATATTCTAAAATCAGTTTTTTCGAACCGTATTACTATTAAGAAAGTATAAACGTATAGGTATATTTTGCTTATAGATATATCCACACATTGATAATGTAATGAGTGGCACGCACTTAAACAGgtacaaaatatatttatttattttcacactTAAAAGCCTCTCTCTGGCTTATTCTAAACATAAGACATAAAacgtttttttaaaacaaagtaTAATTCATTTGcccttttctatttttattatcaCAGAAGACATGTCCGAGAATGGTCCGATTTTATTTTTCTCCACCCGTCCCTCCATGCGACTCGGACTATTGTTATGATAATTCCATTGTGGGTTTCATGCTAGATGTGCAATCTGTCGATCTCTATGCCCATATTTTAGATGCATAATACTGCACCTAGTTTTGTAAGATTACATTTCTGCCCTTTATTACAGGCTTTGATTGACCAAAGCCGCCATCGGCCTCAGTGACCTTCTTTTGTTTTGCTTCACCTTTGGTTTTGCATGACACTGGTTTAAatggtttttctttctttttccatTTTGGGTATTTTTTCACTCCATAAAACGTAACTGTTTGCCCGTTGATGAATTATTAAGCCCTACCATTTATTGACAAAAGTAGTAACAATGACATTTTTTAACCCCTCAACAGCCTATATGGCTACATTAAAAATACTTTACAACAGAACAATCTGATGTAATTTACAGCATTATTATGCATGTATCTAAATTACAGCATATTCAGAAGCTACATTTTAATTAGTTGATTTTATCCATTGGTAGGCcttattttatgtttacagaGCCCGAAAGGACATGATATCTGTATGTTAAACAGTGTATGTTGCGGtttatgcttgtgtgtttgtgtgtgtgtgtgtgtgtgtgtgtgtgtgtgtgtgtgtgtgtgtgtgtgtgtgtgtgtgtgtgtgtgtgtgtgtgtgtgtgtgtgtgtgtgtgtgtgagtgtgtgtgtgtctgtctgtctgtctgtctgtctgtctgtctgtctgtctgtctgtctctgtgtctgtgtttgtgtgtgtatgatgcgTATGTGTGAAAGGATATTGCATATACagctttcatttatttttcatacagGCTAGTAAAATAAATGATCATTTGTGCTATGCGACATATAATTGTAATGTGCTACTTTTGAAATAAGTGACTAAAAGCATACACAACAGGAAAATTGCATACCAttctattgttttaatattatgGTAAAGTGCTGTGTAACTCAGATATTCATTAATGC encodes:
- the LOC115550561 gene encoding zinc finger homeobox protein 3, with the protein product MDRGEGGGGGGEERDAAAAAVDLHPQPLSPPLLTPGVVPEQGSSSRTSAATAPAKEPPAGPLPGPQGAGGSPAGEQTQGGAAGAGGGAGCQDQGVTMMKEEEEEEEEGSREGCLFELGTGSEEERAIVGDEGVFFKGGLLPAALRSREEEEEEEEEEGEEEDTEEATEEAISNQSQTKSKCSLLPQLSQHSSSSSAAAAPGGALHARAPALPKPPPPTPPPRSPSPKHFPGPPPSTPLPSETAAGDTEGGRGWISGFPPSFNSQRSASPSPPMGPGEAPRPAGPPPHSAAVAPGDAKAPEPNDGPPERGAGDEDGGDGGDGVLRTLSHDLSPGSLTSHMTIMHSRNSCKTLKCPKCNWHYKSQHTLQLHMREKHPETGAGCVCSGGGAGGKCVCGGGGTGGACSYCVSGKAHPRLARGETYACGYKPYRCEACDYATSSKGNLSIHMQSDKHLNNVQSGGLAGGGGGAASQSHSPEEQVYKLALPLHAPPPSQPAKLAPPPPPQQQQAHAAAAAGKRWRCDVCDYETSIARNLRIHTTSEKHTHNMLRLQRGFYLSHCRSLPPGLKHLQSAGGELPLGLCGSGPTAPDVSLATLGSTLTPSPSPSPSPPLAPPLSPGGGGLSPGVFHCLVCSSFSSDGLEPVERHLAAARSLPQAEWCSLVAGGCHCRLCAYTTPLRANFSLHCQTDRHRARYQLAAHMREGGDRAPEEAAALVAKGHPVQLRCNLCDYVTSSLEKLRGHALSGHHEASVRVYRFLQQYDGDVDGGAGQFHCLLCSHSSSSKVQLLKHSQTATHQQREGLLQLQPMGGEELAAIFTIRKSPDGVRGETSEDMETSSETNEGPPVQTKDTRNLGVEQNSRKTSGDARSGTEREKRNATPPAKRPSSGSEETKSPPSPKRPKIHQQNENQQTAQCALCQVRLPFTALRHHLTYVHSVAQDCVDKLISAVAPSVDQLETQTKMEYDYHTDFQKNNSNNNINTNGSNSPTTVENMRNTEEFRESTEAHEATPKDVTALLTPPLEEPASLPANSRPSPPSPSHHPPSSPPNSPPNEPPPPSDRHGYRFRCSRCSLAFPTQEKLQVHWQYHAMRAATECPLCARRCRSQEALQRHMQNTHSQLDSANPQSAPMPPHTAQTQLELTAVGQDVRLSPPVGEEADEEEDDDMEAEALVMEKKEVKTEERKVEGKDTQVGVSGAQENILDLGKCLQAETGLEPTPNFYMKKGSNPTMDRYLDPARPYKCTICSESFTQKTILLVHFNSVSHLHRARRALQESGPGQTHPDPPRGPDPRPYRCRLCGVGYSQSSTLDIHLRSVLHQTRARASQSAAPQIPAFGSTAPAPVNSTAAQTAVASEGTSTSIPSAKKADPAAAPPISSLISTAAEAQQALHSQAESQLAKRSAELLSSRNQILLMQQHQLAQAQAQLQQHTSLLQSQLFNPALLQHLQLGPESLLKQHFSIAPDNLLSLQQQLLLPFYLSGEMKLNPELVLKSLELNQTDSCITALMEQLNPKATRESTPHVEEKPTQRQTPTSAQSPLNESVESEGRVKPRGGGSVMTQSEPEYNIPGLKEEKGEGTIHVVKSEKQRDETNQVDCSPHKRLGLDCPPPRVPYAAANGEPLRSLLQSYGYELALQYIQSRQRHQLKINHMVPEGHKCLEEKQAYLDMRMKDYIEFKAGKAEGCEGALKGEGVNGERIDGSLEKKKEKEQETLQKEEKEKCLDCGKMFSDALVLKTHQEYLHRQLFPTAVLEKFSKEYRLQYDQLYPLAESKSEEKPADAQPTPKPDSEPEPGLEPGEQKPATDSEPNARILAPVSDLPPTTPVSTPSPSPQPQASPKHEGPLPSPSPPAISQTPSQGMGLPKLSLPLPQFPLSSLPMPPMSFPMDMPLLPSVVMQSMGLQSQPWLDSALTSEMAKLYQSQLSPTLLSNQADLGPALLAQQSQMNHMMLAQPSHHSPVLQHPQGTSTMHDPQQGKRPRTRISEEQLGVLRQHFDINSLPGDEDVIKMSSKCGLPHKVIKHWFRNTLFKERQRDKDSPYNFNNPPTTVLDEPPEEVALLQVLTEAASSISPGLPTNHSPQPQRTDPPRGEPNRGRRSSRTRFTEGQLEALQSVFEATPYPREEEYDRLSALLSLPNRVIVVWFQNARQRARKSQEKGEEDGPEGRAKVEDTQRRSRGGHKNDTEDDCGEEGLGDRQNENSMDLAYEYYTHADSPVDADSPTHRTESKHEIVNGKQKALGKMQDETAAAQAEKMHGPVLQIKTEIPEAEKQNQNKACTRVMPTPKPQPKPEPPSEKPQHTSGSSCDRTKASVPTSSPFSQDNTRPSSAPAIDRPAQSPLNPPSECETDRACMPDATTGRSAHLHPQSSLQHQSPTQFQCSFCPMSLPSPQLWQEHQTRHLLAAQSQVQLMHPGFSDRTMPYMMIHPNQTLMASQLLASAMSQMHPNPAHPMLPQMNGLHLNNTLSDHLSNSLSGLPHASMSSGKPSSKVLNDVSCEGQGGGREVEDDQRRDKRQRTTITPEQLEVLYQRYSLDSNPTRGVLESIARDVGLKRRVVQVWFQNTRARERKGQFRSTTTGTSFSLGLNHLRCLFCRALFKVKSALDAHIRSRHWAEAERAGYNLSVSNGSASQLGMSMSSLLDNAGPSASCGLSPNPGYVMSPKDRLARPLMPSHCSAIEPNSPEEEGAYEEEEEYPCDEGSSVAEQGSLSPDGIGGPSGDWGETLSQRQYQHQQQQQRQRTQMSHFQVLQLRDFYRSHRTPNRQECEALGQDLGLPHRVVQVWFQNARAKEKRARSMSSDPADREQAELSAGAGERDRA